A region from the Nocardioides exalbidus genome encodes:
- a CDS encoding aldo/keto reductase family protein codes for MEFRYLGNSGLKISEITYGNWLTHGSQVENDVASQCVRAALDAGISTFDTADVYANTAAETVLGEALKGERRESLEIFTKVYWPTGPKGKNDTGLSRKHIMEAIDGSLERLQTDYVDLYQAHRYDTETPLEETMQAFADVVRQGKALYIGVSEWTADQLRAGVELSKELGFQLISSQPQYSMLWRVIEDEVVPASQELGVSQIVWSPIAQGVLTGKYKPGAEPPAGSRATDSKGGSDMISRWMKDDVLTAVQDLKPIADDLDLTMAQLAVAWVLQNDNVAAALVGASRPEQVHDNVKAAGVRLDADVMKRIDDAIGSVVVRDPKLTAENSPQSRPV; via the coding sequence ATGGAATTCCGATACCTCGGCAACAGTGGTCTCAAGATCTCCGAGATCACCTACGGCAACTGGCTCACCCACGGCTCGCAGGTCGAGAACGACGTCGCCTCGCAGTGCGTGCGCGCGGCCCTCGACGCCGGCATCTCGACCTTCGACACGGCTGACGTGTACGCCAACACGGCGGCGGAGACCGTGCTCGGCGAGGCCCTGAAGGGCGAGCGCCGCGAGTCGCTCGAGATCTTCACCAAGGTCTACTGGCCGACCGGCCCCAAGGGCAAGAACGACACCGGCCTGTCGCGCAAGCACATCATGGAGGCGATCGACGGCTCGCTCGAGCGGCTGCAGACCGACTACGTCGACCTCTACCAGGCCCACCGCTACGACACCGAGACTCCGCTCGAGGAGACGATGCAGGCATTCGCCGACGTCGTGCGCCAGGGCAAGGCGCTCTACATCGGCGTCAGCGAGTGGACCGCCGACCAGCTCCGTGCGGGCGTGGAGCTGTCGAAGGAGCTCGGCTTCCAGCTGATCTCCAGCCAGCCGCAGTACTCCATGCTCTGGCGCGTCATCGAGGACGAGGTCGTCCCCGCGTCGCAGGAGCTCGGCGTCTCGCAGATCGTGTGGAGCCCGATCGCCCAGGGCGTGCTCACCGGCAAGTACAAGCCCGGCGCCGAGCCGCCGGCCGGCTCCCGTGCGACCGACTCCAAGGGCGGGTCCGACATGATCTCGCGCTGGATGAAGGACGACGTCCTCACCGCCGTCCAGGACCTCAAGCCGATCGCCGACGACCTCGACCTGACGATGGCCCAGCTCGCCGTCGCGTGGGTGCTCCAGAACGACAACGTCGCCGCCGCCCTCGTCGGCGCCTCGCGCCCCGAGCAGGTCCACGACAACGTCAAGGCCGCCGGCGTGAGGCTCGACGCCGACGTCATGAAGCGCATCGACGACGCCATCGGCTCGGTCGTGGTCCGCGACCCGAAGCTGACGGCCGAGAACTCGCCCCAGTCGCGCCCGGTCTGA
- a CDS encoding Pr6Pr family membrane protein — MTPARARTVHLVVAVLAWGAVLFQLVLVLAGSDVLLEDDPPGMGERIYRFFAYFTIQSNLLVAIPSTVLVLRPDVDSRWWRVARLAGLIGISVTGLVHFFLLRPLLHLDGSDWVADKWLHMLVPVVAVAAWAWVGPRPRASARDAAYAIVWPILWTAWTLVFAEIDGWVPYPFMDADKDGWGPVVVVCAGITVLFVGFFALYVWLDKRLRPAPQ, encoded by the coding sequence ATGACTCCTGCGCGCGCTCGCACGGTGCACCTCGTCGTCGCCGTCCTGGCCTGGGGGGCAGTGCTGTTCCAGCTCGTCCTCGTGCTGGCCGGCTCGGACGTGCTCCTCGAGGACGACCCGCCCGGCATGGGCGAGCGGATCTACCGCTTCTTCGCCTACTTCACGATCCAGAGCAACCTGCTGGTGGCGATCCCGTCGACGGTGCTGGTCCTGCGCCCCGACGTGGACAGCCGGTGGTGGCGCGTGGCACGCCTGGCCGGGCTCATCGGCATCAGCGTCACGGGCCTGGTGCACTTCTTCCTCCTGCGCCCGCTCCTCCACCTCGACGGCAGCGACTGGGTCGCCGACAAGTGGCTGCACATGCTCGTGCCGGTCGTGGCCGTCGCCGCCTGGGCCTGGGTCGGGCCCCGTCCCCGCGCGAGCGCGCGCGACGCGGCGTACGCGATCGTCTGGCCGATCCTGTGGACGGCGTGGACCCTCGTGTTCGCCGAGATCGACGGGTGGGTGCCCTACCCGTTCATGGACGCCGACAAGGACGGCTGGGGCCCGGTCGTCGTCGTGTGCGCCGGCATCACGGTGCTGTTCGTCGGCTTCTTCGCGCTCTACGTGTGGCTCGACAAGAGGCTGCGCCCCGCTCCTCAGTAG
- a CDS encoding biotin/lipoyl-binding carrier protein, with protein MARSTSLEIVSELVANVLVIEVAEGDRVEAGDTVVLLESMKMEIPMLAERAGTVTAIKVTVGDVVQDGDVLVVLD; from the coding sequence ATGGCCCGATCCACGTCCCTCGAGATCGTCTCCGAGCTGGTTGCCAACGTCCTGGTGATCGAGGTCGCGGAGGGTGACCGCGTCGAGGCCGGCGACACCGTCGTGCTGCTCGAGTCCATGAAGATGGAGATCCCGATGCTGGCCGAGCGCGCGGGCACGGTCACCGCGATCAAGGTGACCGTCGGTGACGTCGTGCAGGACGGCGACGTCCTCGTCGTCCTCGACTGA
- a CDS encoding carbon-nitrogen hydrolase family protein produces MSDHPTTDRLRVRVHQWASGLEPAENRDRLAEGVAPGADLVVFPEAFARDFGSAGSGVSDHAEPLDGPFATGVAKAAAEGACTVVAGMFEVSDDPGRPFNTLVVRGASEASYRKIHLYDSFGYRESDRLTGGALEPVVVEVAGWQVGLMTCYDLRFPELARRLVDAGAEVIVVPAAWLPGERKVEHWRTLLAARAIENTCFVVGAGQPEPRYSGHSAVLGPLGEVLAEADGPEQTVEATLDRTALEAARRTNPSLANRRL; encoded by the coding sequence ATGAGCGACCACCCCACGACCGACCGGCTGCGCGTGCGCGTCCACCAGTGGGCGAGCGGGCTCGAGCCGGCGGAGAACCGCGACCGGCTGGCCGAGGGCGTGGCGCCCGGTGCGGACCTCGTGGTGTTCCCGGAGGCCTTCGCCCGCGACTTCGGCAGCGCCGGGTCCGGCGTGAGCGACCACGCCGAGCCGCTCGACGGGCCCTTCGCGACCGGGGTCGCGAAGGCCGCCGCCGAGGGCGCGTGCACCGTGGTCGCCGGGATGTTCGAGGTCTCGGACGATCCCGGCCGGCCGTTCAACACCCTCGTCGTCCGCGGCGCGAGCGAGGCGTCGTACCGCAAGATCCACCTCTACGACTCCTTCGGCTACCGCGAGTCCGACCGGCTCACCGGCGGCGCGCTCGAGCCCGTCGTGGTCGAGGTCGCGGGATGGCAGGTGGGGCTGATGACCTGCTACGACCTGCGCTTCCCCGAGCTGGCGCGCCGGCTCGTCGACGCGGGTGCCGAGGTCATCGTCGTCCCCGCCGCCTGGCTGCCCGGCGAGCGCAAGGTCGAGCACTGGCGCACCCTGCTCGCGGCGCGCGCGATCGAGAACACCTGCTTCGTCGTCGGGGCCGGCCAGCCGGAGCCGCGCTACAGCGGGCACTCGGCCGTCCTCGGCCCGCTCGGCGAGGTGCTCGCCGAGGCCGACGGACCGGAGCAGACCGTCGAGGCCACCCTCGACCGCACCGCCCTCGAGGCGGCCCGCCGCACCAACCCGTCCCTGGCCAACCGTCGGCTGTAA
- the mobA gene encoding molybdenum cofactor guanylyltransferase, translating to MTFCGIVLAGGTAARMDGVDKASVELDGRTLLAHAIDAYVDADEVVVVAPGAVHTERPVTFVCEDPPRGGPVAGLLTGVDALLRRATLVGVLAVDMPRVTATTMRRLREAAAGRDGAFLHDAGGRRQLAGVLDARRLGDVRPGLEDQHGMALHRLLAPLDLAEVTSSGHEAVDVDTWTDLRDLRG from the coding sequence GTGACCTTCTGCGGCATCGTCCTCGCCGGCGGCACCGCGGCGCGGATGGACGGGGTCGACAAGGCGAGCGTCGAGCTCGACGGCCGCACCCTGCTCGCCCACGCGATCGACGCCTACGTCGACGCCGACGAGGTCGTCGTCGTCGCGCCCGGGGCCGTGCACACCGAGCGCCCGGTCACGTTCGTCTGCGAGGACCCGCCGCGCGGCGGTCCGGTCGCCGGGCTCCTGACGGGCGTCGACGCGCTGCTGCGCCGGGCGACCCTCGTCGGTGTCCTGGCGGTCGACATGCCGCGCGTGACGGCCACGACGATGCGGCGGCTGCGCGAGGCGGCCGCCGGCCGGGACGGGGCGTTCCTCCACGACGCCGGAGGTCGCCGCCAGCTCGCAGGTGTCCTCGACGCGCGCCGGCTGGGCGACGTACGTCCGGGGCTGGAGGACCAGCACGGGATGGCCCTGCACCGGCTGCTCGCGCCGCTCGACCTCGCCGAGGTCACCTCGAGCGGTCACGAGGCGGTCGACGTCGACACGTGGACGGACCTGCGCGACCTGCGCGGCTGA
- a CDS encoding DUF6457 domain-containing protein has translation MNLHDWIDELSDVLDVEAEVDEGLLLDLAKTVADNVQRTAAPITAYLLGIAAGARGADPDAVERLAARAQQLAESWDRPADAPDPDDVDDEVPDDSTVDHTDDLYED, from the coding sequence GTGAACCTTCACGACTGGATCGATGAGCTGAGCGACGTGCTCGACGTCGAGGCCGAGGTCGACGAGGGACTGCTCCTCGACCTGGCGAAGACCGTCGCGGACAACGTGCAGCGGACGGCAGCGCCCATCACGGCCTACCTGCTCGGCATCGCCGCGGGTGCCCGGGGCGCCGACCCGGACGCCGTCGAACGCCTCGCCGCGCGCGCCCAGCAGCTCGCGGAGAGCTGGGACCGACCCGCCGACGCACCGGATCCCGACGACGTGGACGATGAGGTCCCGGACGACTCCACGGTCGACCACACCGACGATCTCTACGAGGACTGA
- a CDS encoding NAD(P)H-quinone oxidoreductase, which yields MRAVLTTAAGGPEVLSIGEVDDPRPGAGEVLVDVVATAVNRADTLQRMGVYPPPPGASDVIGLECSGRIAELGEGVEGWNVGDEVCALLAGGGYAERVAVPVGQVMPVPAGLSLVEAAALPEVATTVWSNVFMTAHLTKGERFLVHGGAGGIGTMAIQLASHLGAEVFTTAGSREKLDFCLSLGATRAISYRDEDFVEVLEGAGGADVILDNMGAKYLPRNVSALATGGRLVIIGMQGGAKGELDINALLRKRASVTATSLRARPLAEKAAICCGVVENVWPLVASGAVRPIVEATMPLEDVARAHAAMEAGGHAGKFVLTL from the coding sequence TTGCGCGCTGTCCTGACCACCGCCGCCGGTGGCCCTGAAGTCCTGTCCATCGGCGAGGTCGACGACCCCCGCCCGGGCGCCGGTGAGGTGCTCGTCGACGTCGTCGCCACGGCCGTCAACCGCGCCGACACCCTCCAGCGGATGGGCGTCTACCCGCCGCCGCCCGGCGCCTCCGACGTCATCGGGCTCGAGTGCAGCGGCCGGATCGCCGAGCTCGGCGAGGGCGTCGAGGGCTGGAACGTCGGCGACGAGGTGTGTGCCCTGCTCGCCGGTGGCGGGTACGCCGAACGCGTGGCCGTGCCGGTCGGACAGGTCATGCCGGTCCCCGCCGGCCTCTCGCTCGTCGAGGCGGCGGCGCTGCCCGAGGTCGCGACGACCGTGTGGTCCAACGTCTTCATGACGGCGCACCTGACGAAGGGCGAGCGGTTCCTGGTGCACGGCGGTGCCGGCGGCATCGGCACGATGGCCATCCAGCTGGCCTCCCACCTCGGCGCCGAGGTCTTCACCACCGCAGGGTCCAGGGAGAAGCTCGACTTCTGCCTCTCCCTCGGCGCCACCCGGGCGATCAGCTATCGCGACGAGGACTTCGTCGAGGTGCTGGAGGGGGCCGGCGGTGCCGACGTGATCCTCGACAACATGGGCGCGAAGTACCTCCCCCGCAACGTCTCCGCCCTCGCCACCGGCGGTCGGCTGGTGATCATCGGGATGCAGGGCGGCGCCAAGGGCGAGCTCGACATCAACGCGCTGCTCCGCAAGCGCGCCTCGGTCACCGCGACCTCGCTCCGCGCCCGGCCGCTGGCCGAGAAGGCCGCCATCTGCTGCGGCGTCGTCGAGAACGTCTGGCCCCTCGTCGCCTCCGGTGCGGTCAGGCCGATCGTCGAGGCGACGATGCCGCTCGAGGACGTCGCCCGCGCCCACGCGGCGATGGAGGCCGGCGGGCACGCGGGGAAGTTCGTCCTGACGCTCTGA
- a CDS encoding bacterial proteasome activator family protein codes for MTQGSGDDDGDEHEGERHITELVEQPAKVMRIGSMIRQLLEEVKAAPLDEASRQRLKEIHAASIKELETGLAPELVEELERLSLPFTEAGTPSEGELRIAQAQLVGWLEGLFHGIQTAIYAQQVASRAQLEQMRRALPMGQGGAPQQPTGMPNMPTDEGAGESGGPSGGMYL; via the coding sequence ATGACGCAGGGCTCGGGCGACGACGACGGCGACGAGCACGAGGGCGAGCGCCACATCACCGAGCTCGTCGAGCAGCCGGCGAAGGTGATGCGAATCGGCAGCATGATCCGCCAGCTCCTCGAGGAGGTGAAGGCTGCGCCCCTCGACGAGGCCAGCCGCCAGCGCCTCAAGGAGATCCACGCCGCCTCGATCAAGGAGCTCGAGACGGGCCTCGCGCCCGAGCTCGTCGAGGAGCTCGAACGACTCTCCCTGCCCTTCACCGAGGCCGGGACCCCGTCGGAGGGCGAGCTCCGCATCGCCCAGGCCCAGCTCGTCGGGTGGCTCGAGGGCCTCTTCCACGGCATCCAGACCGCGATCTACGCCCAGCAGGTCGCCTCGCGCGCCCAGCTCGAGCAGATGCGCCGCGCCCTCCCGATGGGCCAGGGCGGCGCGCCCCAGCAGCCGACCGGCATGCCGAACATGCCCACCGACGAGGGCGCCGGCGAGTCCGGCGGCCCGTCCGGCGGGATGTACCTCTGA
- a CDS encoding Cof-type HAD-IIB family hydrolase translates to MTAPRLVATDLDGTLLDPSGRVSARTRAVLDELDARDVPVVFTTGRPVRWMVDLWDAVGGHGLAICSNGGIVYDVAARAVRDFSAVPREVGMELAARVREAVPGTTLAVEHTSGWASEDGFPTHPDDRDSEQGTWESIWRDDVVKVLAVHRDLEAEDFWKRVDDAVGDLVTTTWSSAFALVEISAAGVTKATTLDSLATEMGVSAAEVVAFGDMPNDLPMLEWAGTSYAMANAHPSVLDLADHVAPGNDEDGVAAVLAELFSLSG, encoded by the coding sequence GTGACCGCTCCGCGTCTCGTGGCCACCGATCTCGACGGGACGCTCCTCGACCCCTCCGGACGGGTCTCCGCGCGGACCCGCGCCGTGCTCGACGAGCTCGACGCGCGCGACGTACCCGTCGTGTTCACCACCGGACGTCCCGTGCGCTGGATGGTCGACCTCTGGGACGCCGTCGGCGGGCACGGGCTGGCGATCTGCAGCAACGGCGGGATCGTGTACGACGTCGCGGCGCGGGCCGTGCGCGACTTCAGCGCGGTGCCGCGCGAGGTGGGCATGGAGCTCGCCGCCCGGGTGCGCGAGGCGGTGCCGGGGACGACGCTGGCGGTCGAGCACACGTCGGGCTGGGCGAGCGAGGACGGCTTCCCGACCCACCCGGACGATCGCGACTCCGAGCAGGGGACGTGGGAGTCGATCTGGCGCGACGACGTCGTCAAGGTCCTCGCCGTGCACCGCGACCTCGAGGCGGAGGACTTCTGGAAGCGGGTCGACGACGCGGTGGGCGACCTCGTCACCACCACCTGGTCGTCGGCCTTCGCGCTCGTCGAGATCAGCGCCGCCGGCGTCACCAAGGCGACGACGCTCGACTCGCTCGCGACCGAGATGGGCGTCTCCGCGGCCGAGGTCGTCGCGTTCGGCGACATGCCCAACGACCTGCCGATGCTCGAGTGGGCCGGGACGTCCTACGCGATGGCCAACGCGCACCCCTCGGTGCTCGACCTCGCCGACCACGTGGCGCCCGGCAACGACGAGGACGGCGTCGCGGCCGTGCTCGCCGAGCTCTTCTCGCTGTCCGGTTGA
- a CDS encoding HAD family hydrolase produces MSDWIPRVVALDIDGTLLKWVDGQTEDYETITAPVHDAVHRALDAGAHVVLSSGRSPHGMTRIADLLGLPREGTDRLWIVASNGAVVFRYPPIEVVHEETFDAAPAVAAVLEHHPRALVAVEERGVGGYRVNRVFPEGEISGEQIITEVDDIVGEPVSRVIIRDPEATADDFIELAARLGLHGTDYVVGWTAWMDLSPVGVSKASGLEHVCRELGLGAADVLAIGDGRNDIEMLRWAGRGVAMGQSVDAVKEAADFVTDSVVDEGAAVEMSRWFPAPGA; encoded by the coding sequence TTGTCTGACTGGATCCCCCGGGTCGTCGCGCTCGACATCGACGGCACGCTGCTCAAGTGGGTCGACGGGCAGACCGAGGACTACGAGACCATCACCGCCCCGGTCCACGACGCCGTGCACCGCGCGCTCGACGCGGGAGCGCACGTCGTGCTCTCCAGCGGTCGTTCGCCGCACGGCATGACCCGGATCGCCGACCTGCTGGGTCTTCCCCGTGAGGGCACCGACCGGCTGTGGATCGTCGCCTCCAACGGCGCGGTGGTCTTCCGCTACCCGCCGATCGAGGTCGTCCACGAGGAGACCTTCGACGCCGCTCCCGCCGTGGCCGCGGTCCTGGAGCACCACCCCAGGGCGCTCGTCGCGGTCGAGGAGCGCGGGGTCGGCGGCTACCGCGTCAACCGGGTCTTCCCCGAGGGCGAGATCTCGGGTGAGCAGATCATCACCGAGGTCGACGACATCGTCGGCGAGCCGGTCAGCCGCGTGATCATCCGCGACCCCGAGGCCACCGCCGACGACTTCATCGAGCTCGCCGCGCGCCTCGGCCTCCACGGCACCGACTACGTCGTCGGCTGGACCGCGTGGATGGACCTCTCCCCGGTCGGCGTCTCGAAGGCCTCCGGGCTCGAGCACGTGTGTCGCGAGCTGGGCCTCGGTGCGGCCGACGTGCTGGCGATCGGCGACGGACGCAACGACATCGAGATGCTCCGCTGGGCCGGTCGCGGTGTGGCGATGGGGCAGTCGGTCGACGCGGTCAAGGAGGCCGCCGACTTCGTGACCGACTCGGTCGTCGACGAGGGCGCGGCGGTCGAGATGTCGCGATGGTTCCCCGCGCCCGGAGCCTGA